CATCGTGCAGTTGGAATGTGTTGCCCAGGAAATAGAGGAGGCAAAGGCGTATGATGGTGACGAGGAAGTAGCCAAGATTTATGTGACCGCGCTTTGCTTGATTGATGAAAGTCGGGCTCTTCTAAAGGAGTGTGAGGAGGGGCTGGCGTTGTACAAGGCCGTCGAGTTGGACGCCATCCACAACCTGGAATCCTCGCACTCGGTTTTCGAAGCCGAGCAGGGGTTCACGCCGCCCGAGAAGATTTCCGCTCCGGAGCCCGTGTTCCCGCCCATGCTCAAGGACGCGGGCTGGTCAGGCACCTGCTCCATCGGGCTCTACATTGACGAGGCGGGCAACATCGGCAAAGTCTGGGTCATCCGCAGCACTGGCGAGAGCGAGGCCGATCAGGCGGCGATTGAGGCCGCCTGGGCCTCCCAGTGGAGGCCGGCCACCCAGAACGGCGTCCCCATAGCTAAGAAGATCTCCGTCACCTATGAGTTCGAGATTAACGTCTACTAGCTGGACCGCGACCCCGGAGGAGGGGGTAATGAGATGAAAAAAATCGCAGTCATCATGCTGATCGCCGCCGCCCTCACCGCCACAAGAACAGTGGATATGTTAGTTTACGGTGT
The sequence above is drawn from the bacterium genome and encodes:
- a CDS encoding energy transducer TonB, which codes for MKKTLVIMLMVILFVLSCEQARWEDAVATAAEQLDTVKAGIHIQDQQMMMVRKALLDCIIVQLECVAQEIEEAKAYDGDEEVAKIYVTALCLIDESRALLKECEEGLALYKAVELDAIHNLESSHSVFEAEQGFTPPEKISAPEPVFPPMLKDAGWSGTCSIGLYIDEAGNIGKVWVIRSTGESEADQAAIEAAWASQWRPATQNGVPIAKKISVTYEFEINVY